In Reinekea thalattae, a genomic segment contains:
- a CDS encoding NRDE family protein has translation MCLAVFSWQPGADSVLQLVANRDEFRARPTSAMHWWPDNTILAGKDEVAGGSWLGANKLGHFALLTNIRPGFIGYQATRSRGDLVRNFLSYQLNSTQLSSPQLTSTQSIEQYHQSVITEIEAYGGFNLLLGDGERLFWFSSTNPQGRWLEAGIYGLSNDSLDTPWPKTELAKQQMQAFLDSGKTTLQQSEILTSTTVFADHQLPKTDVPIEWERKVSAQTITDEQYGTRCRTYLDWRNARFNITEQQIDSQANISAEANYLIEV, from the coding sequence ATGTGTTTAGCGGTTTTTTCTTGGCAGCCCGGTGCCGACTCTGTATTGCAGTTAGTCGCGAATCGTGACGAGTTTAGAGCGCGGCCCACATCAGCCATGCATTGGTGGCCAGACAACACTATTCTCGCAGGCAAAGATGAAGTTGCTGGCGGCTCTTGGTTAGGCGCCAATAAGCTAGGACACTTTGCCCTACTGACCAACATTCGGCCTGGCTTTATTGGCTATCAAGCAACAAGAAGTCGCGGTGATCTGGTACGTAACTTTTTAAGCTATCAATTAAATAGTACGCAATTAAGTAGCCCGCAATTAACCAGCACACAGTCTATTGAGCAATATCACCAGTCTGTTATCACTGAAATAGAGGCTTACGGCGGCTTTAATCTATTGCTTGGCGACGGTGAGCGACTGTTTTGGTTTAGCTCGACCAACCCTCAAGGTCGCTGGCTAGAAGCCGGTATCTATGGCTTATCGAACGACAGCCTAGATACACCCTGGCCAAAAACAGAATTAGCGAAACAGCAAATGCAGGCCTTTTTAGATTCGGGCAAAACCACGCTGCAACAGTCCGAAATCCTTACCTCGACAACTGTCTTTGCTGATCACCAATTGCCTAAAACGGATGTACCGATTGAGTGGGAAAGAAAAGTTTCTGCGCAGACCATTACCGATGAGCAATACGGTACACGCTGCCGAACCTATCTTGATTGGCGCAACGCTAGATTTAATATCACAGAACAACAGATCGACAGCCAAGCGAACATCAGCGCTGAAGCGAACTATCTAATCGAGGTTTAA
- the rng gene encoding ribonuclease G: MASEILVNVTPMETRVALVENGSVQEVYIERSQTLGLVGNIYKGKVLRVLPGMQAAFVDIGLERAAFIHASDIDISRADNENHKTIQMLVREGQTLIVQVIKDPIGTKGARLTTALSIPSRYLVYMPSTDHIGISQRIEGNDERERLRQAIESAKDSEGIDKGGFILRTAAEGIGLSEIQSDMNYLRRVYRVLEERMQSNKPASVIYEDLPLYLRVARDLVRADVERIRIDSKETFTKVVEFVTKYTPEVVDCFENYPGERPIFDLYSVEDEIQRALSRKVELKSGGYLIIDQTEAMTTIDVNTGAFVGHRNLEETIFKTNLEAVTAICRQLRLRNLGGIIILDFIDMDDEEHRRQVHRMLEKSLERDHAKSKVTGVSELGLVEMTRKRTRESLEQVLTEACSVCQGRGMLKTSQTVCYEIFREILREERAYNNDQYLVLANQQVIDRLLDEESSNVADLEEFIGKPIRFQVEPMYTQEQFDVILQ; encoded by the coding sequence ATGGCTTCTGAAATATTAGTGAACGTAACTCCCATGGAAACGCGCGTCGCGCTGGTTGAAAATGGGTCCGTTCAGGAAGTCTATATCGAACGTAGCCAGACGCTCGGTCTGGTTGGCAATATCTACAAAGGCAAGGTGTTGCGCGTACTGCCAGGTATGCAGGCGGCCTTTGTTGATATCGGTTTAGAGCGTGCCGCCTTTATTCATGCATCGGATATCGACATTAGCCGAGCCGATAATGAAAACCATAAAACCATTCAGATGCTGGTGCGAGAAGGCCAGACACTCATTGTTCAGGTGATTAAAGACCCTATCGGTACCAAAGGTGCGCGGCTGACCACGGCTTTGTCGATTCCGTCGCGTTACTTGGTGTATATGCCAAGCACGGATCATATTGGCATTTCACAGCGTATCGAAGGCAATGATGAGCGTGAGCGCTTACGACAAGCTATTGAGTCGGCAAAAGACTCCGAAGGTATCGATAAGGGCGGCTTTATTTTACGCACAGCAGCCGAAGGTATTGGCTTGAGCGAAATTCAATCGGATATGAATTATTTGCGCCGGGTTTATCGTGTACTGGAAGAGCGCATGCAATCGAATAAGCCTGCCAGTGTTATCTATGAAGACTTACCGCTGTATTTACGAGTCGCCCGTGATTTGGTGCGCGCCGATGTTGAGCGTATCCGCATTGACTCGAAAGAAACCTTTACCAAGGTGGTTGAGTTTGTCACTAAGTACACGCCAGAGGTGGTTGATTGTTTTGAAAACTATCCCGGTGAGCGGCCAATTTTTGATCTGTATTCTGTTGAGGATGAAATTCAACGAGCGCTCAGCCGTAAAGTTGAGCTTAAGTCGGGCGGTTATTTGATTATCGATCAAACCGAGGCAATGACTACGATTGATGTTAATACCGGTGCATTTGTCGGCCATCGAAATTTAGAAGAAACCATTTTCAAAACCAACTTAGAAGCGGTGACTGCAATTTGCCGTCAGCTTCGGCTGCGTAATTTGGGCGGCATTATCATTCTCGATTTTATCGATATGGATGACGAAGAGCATCGTCGCCAAGTGCACCGAATGCTAGAAAAAAGTTTAGAGCGCGATCACGCCAAAAGTAAGGTGACCGGTGTGTCTGAATTGGGTCTGGTTGAAATGACGCGTAAACGCACCAGAGAAAGTTTGGAACAGGTCTTAACCGAAGCCTGCTCGGTTTGCCAAGGGCGCGGCATGTTAAAAACATCGCAGACGGTGTGTTACGAAATCTTCCGCGAAATTTTACGTGAAGAGCGGGCTTATAATAACGATCAATATTTGGTGCTGGCTAATCAGCAAGTGATCGATCGATTGCTTGATGAAGAGTCTTCTAACGTTGCCGACTTGGAAGAATTTATCGGCAAACCAATCCGTTTTCAGGTTGAGCCGATGTATACGCAAGAGCAGTTCGATGTCATCTTGCAGTAA
- a CDS encoding Maf family protein — protein MAQLILASQSPRRQELLASLGVEFDIFAADIDESVLPQEQAEAYVQRLALEKAKAVLAAAPTFKQTTEQALEQSTEQRWVLGSDTAVVVDGKILGKPVDQDDFYSMMQLLSGRSHCVLTAIALVSNHHVYSDCVSTEVCFSHLTESQIKAYWHTGEPLDKAGGYGIQGLASVFIEQITGSYSAVVGLPIHQTAKLLTQADIPLWHGELQLT, from the coding sequence ATGGCGCAGTTGATTTTAGCGTCTCAATCACCCAGACGGCAGGAGCTACTTGCCAGTTTGGGGGTCGAGTTTGATATTTTCGCTGCCGATATCGATGAATCTGTATTGCCGCAAGAGCAAGCAGAAGCCTATGTACAACGCTTGGCGTTAGAAAAAGCTAAGGCTGTGTTGGCGGCGGCACCGACATTCAAACAGACAACCGAACAGGCACTAGAACAGTCAACCGAACAGCGCTGGGTGTTAGGCTCTGATACGGCGGTCGTTGTCGACGGAAAAATTCTTGGCAAGCCAGTTGATCAAGATGATTTTTACTCGATGATGCAATTACTTTCAGGTCGCAGCCATTGCGTACTGACCGCAATCGCCTTGGTTTCTAATCATCATGTTTACAGCGACTGTGTCAGCACCGAGGTTTGCTTCAGCCATTTGACTGAGTCGCAAATAAAGGCTTACTGGCACACGGGTGAACCTTTAGATAAAGCCGGTGGTTATGGTATTCAGGGGTTGGCATCGGTGTTTATTGAACAAATCACAGGCAGCTATAGTGCTGTTGTGGGTTTGCCAATTCATCAAACCGCCAAATTGTTAACTCAGGCTGACATCCCTCTTTGGCATGGTGAGCTGCAGTTAACCTAG
- the mreD gene encoding rod shape-determining protein MreD codes for MNNRKASSGLWFIPITFFIAFYFAAIPLPGRFEIARPDWVGLMIVFWVLVLPERFGILVSFGVGLLYDTLVGTPLGLYSVVFACLAYTILLLHVRLKMYPIAQQAMIIFLAIAITHLVAAWLKGAMMSTIAGQVHIWPALTSAICWPWVYGLTSLLKDKIRVQ; via the coding sequence ATGAATAATAGGAAAGCCAGTTCTGGTCTTTGGTTTATCCCCATTACCTTTTTTATAGCATTTTATTTTGCCGCCATTCCATTACCTGGCCGATTTGAAATTGCGCGCCCGGATTGGGTCGGCTTAATGATTGTATTTTGGGTGCTGGTATTGCCAGAGCGCTTTGGTATTTTGGTGAGCTTTGGTGTCGGCCTGTTGTACGACACCTTAGTCGGTACACCGTTAGGCCTATACAGCGTTGTTTTTGCCTGCTTGGCTTACACCATCCTATTACTGCATGTGCGTTTAAAGATGTACCCCATTGCACAGCAGGCTATGATCATCTTCTTAGCCATAGCGATTACTCACTTAGTTGCTGCTTGGCTTAAAGGTGCGATGATGTCGACCATTGCTGGGCAGGTTCATATTTGGCCTGCACTGACGTCTGCGATCTGTTGGCCATGGGTTTATGGCTTGACCAGTCTGCTGAAAGACAAAATTCGAGTGCAGTAA
- the mreC gene encoding rod shape-determining protein MreC encodes MNKTLFIAGPAHGYRFAGVVILSLALIVLDVRFDRISFLRQSLSYLISPVQSLVSLPGEVMTWSTETFSERNELLETNRRARSQILILQQKVQQLSVLEAENERLRRLLDATARLESEVMTAELISVDPDPFTIQVIVNRGAQDGVYLGQAVVDAYGLFGVVVQVDSLTSRVALVADVNFAVPVYVNRNGIRSVVTGTGNLDLLEMEYMTNTADVQIGDLLVTSGLGGLFPEGYPVAEVVSVEHDPGTAFANIKVKPLAHLGQSRSLLMVFQKEPDDE; translated from the coding sequence ATTAATAAAACACTCTTTATAGCCGGGCCAGCGCATGGTTATCGATTTGCCGGTGTTGTTATCCTGTCTTTAGCCCTGATTGTGCTCGATGTTCGTTTTGATCGAATCAGTTTTTTGCGCCAATCGTTGTCTTATCTTATTTCGCCTGTTCAGTCGCTTGTCTCGCTGCCAGGTGAGGTAATGACGTGGTCGACTGAGACCTTTTCTGAGCGTAATGAGCTGCTCGAAACTAACCGACGCGCTCGCAGCCAAATTCTTATATTGCAGCAAAAGGTACAGCAGCTATCTGTTTTAGAAGCTGAGAACGAGCGGCTAAGACGACTGCTTGATGCAACTGCTCGCCTTGAAAGTGAGGTCATGACGGCCGAACTGATCAGTGTTGACCCAGACCCTTTTACCATTCAAGTGATTGTTAATCGAGGCGCCCAAGACGGTGTTTATTTAGGCCAAGCTGTGGTCGACGCCTATGGCTTATTTGGCGTTGTCGTGCAGGTGGACTCACTCACTTCGCGAGTAGCACTGGTTGCCGACGTAAACTTTGCGGTGCCTGTCTATGTTAATCGCAATGGTATTCGCAGTGTTGTTACCGGCACCGGTAATCTTGATCTGCTAGAAATGGAATACATGACCAATACCGCCGATGTACAAATTGGCGATCTATTGGTGACCTCCGGTTTAGGCGGTTTATTCCCTGAAGGCTATCCGGTTGCTGAAGTCGTCAGTGTTGAGCACGACCCCGGTACAGCGTTCGCTAATATTAAGGTAAAACCTTTGGCTCATTTGGGCCAGTCGCGCAGCCTACTGATGGTGTTTCAGAAGGAGCCTGATGATGAATAA
- a CDS encoding rod shape-determining protein has product MFKKIRGLFSSDLSIDLGTANTLIYVRDRDIVLNEPSVVAVRINGNQREVAAVGEDAKRMLGRTPGTIQAIRPMKDGVIADFHVTEKMLQHFITKVHENSWFTPSPRVLVCVPCKSTQVERKAIRESAYGAGAREVYLIEEPMAAAIGAGLPVEEARGSMVVDIGGGTTEIAVSSLNGIVFSESVRVGGDRFDEAIVSYIRRNYGSLIGEATAERVKIEIGCAYPGTEIREIDVRGRNLAEGIPRSFTLNSNEVLEALQESLSAIVQAVKGALEQTPPELASDIAESGLVLTGGGALLRDIDRLLTEETGLPVLIAEDPLTCVARGGGRALEMMDESTFEFLSAE; this is encoded by the coding sequence ATGTTTAAAAAAATACGTGGTTTATTTTCAAGTGATTTGTCGATCGATTTAGGTACGGCGAATACTCTTATTTATGTTCGAGATCGAGATATTGTCCTTAATGAACCTTCCGTTGTTGCGGTGCGCATAAATGGTAACCAGCGTGAAGTGGCAGCGGTTGGTGAAGACGCAAAACGCATGTTAGGTCGTACGCCTGGAACGATCCAAGCAATTCGTCCAATGAAAGACGGTGTTATTGCTGACTTTCATGTTACAGAAAAAATGCTTCAGCACTTTATTACCAAAGTACACGAAAACAGCTGGTTCACGCCAAGCCCTCGCGTATTGGTGTGTGTGCCCTGTAAATCGACTCAGGTTGAACGTAAAGCGATTCGTGAGTCTGCTTATGGTGCCGGTGCTCGTGAAGTTTACCTAATTGAAGAACCAATGGCTGCGGCGATTGGTGCGGGACTGCCTGTTGAAGAAGCACGCGGCTCGATGGTTGTTGATATCGGTGGTGGTACCACTGAAATTGCGGTCAGCTCGCTAAACGGTATTGTATTCAGCGAGTCGGTCCGTGTTGGTGGTGACCGTTTTGATGAAGCGATTGTTTCTTATATCCGCCGTAATTATGGCTCGTTGATCGGTGAAGCGACGGCAGAGCGCGTTAAAATTGAAATTGGCTGTGCATACCCAGGCACTGAGATTCGCGAAATTGATGTTCGTGGTCGTAACCTTGCCGAAGGTATTCCGCGTAGCTTTACACTGAACAGCAACGAAGTGCTTGAAGCATTGCAAGAAAGCCTATCTGCGATTGTTCAGGCGGTGAAAGGTGCCCTAGAGCAAACGCCACCGGAATTGGCTTCTGATATTGCAGAGTCCGGCCTAGTATTAACCGGCGGTGGTGCTTTGTTACGTGATATCGACCGTTTGCTAACCGAAGAAACAGGTCTACCTGTGTTGATCGCAGAAGATCCATTGACCTGTGTTGCTCGTGGCGGCGGCCGTGCATTAGAAATGATGGACGAAAGCACCTTTGAATTTTTAAGTGCTGAGTAA
- the gatC gene encoding Asp-tRNA(Asn)/Glu-tRNA(Gln) amidotransferase subunit GatC, whose amino-acid sequence MSLDRSQVESVAKLARLKISEADMPDYLNSLNSILELVDKMQAVDTTDVEPLANPLDAVQRLRADVVTETNQREALQANAPATEDGLFLVPKVIE is encoded by the coding sequence ATGAGCCTAGATCGCTCTCAGGTTGAATCCGTTGCCAAACTGGCTCGGCTCAAAATCAGCGAAGCCGATATGCCCGACTACCTCAATAGTCTCAACAGCATTCTTGAACTTGTTGATAAAATGCAAGCTGTCGACACCACCGATGTTGAACCGCTTGCTAACCCACTCGACGCCGTACAGCGTTTACGCGCCGATGTCGTCACCGAGACGAATCAACGCGAAGCCCTTCAAGCAAATGCACCAGCCACCGAAGATGGCTTATTCCTCGTGCCCAAGGTTATTGAATAA
- the gatA gene encoding Asp-tRNA(Asn)/Glu-tRNA(Gln) amidotransferase subunit GatA, with protein sequence MENKTLKQLADGLSSREFSSVELTQHYLDKINRYDEQLNAYITVTDEQALSAAKAADEKIANGTASALTGLPIAYKDLFCTQGVRTSCGSKILDNFVAPYESTATQNLNSAGMVMLGKTNLDEFAMGSSTESSFYGATKNPWDLNAVPGGSSGGSAAAVAADLAPVSLGTDTGGSIRQPAAFCGITGLKPTYGRVSRWGMVAYGSSLDQAGPMAQTAEDAAMIMNALAGFDAKDSTCMDKPVDNYMADLNKPIKGLKIGLPKEFFGDSLDAGIRDAVMQAVKQLEAQGAIIKEISLPRTELAIPAYYIIAPAEASTNLSRFDGVRYGHRCDDPQDLADMYIRSRSEGFGDEVKRRILVGTYALSAGYYDAYYRKAQQLRRLIKQDFQAALADVDVIAGPTTPSPAWNIGAKNQDPVAMYLEDIYTLSVNLAGLPGMSIPCGMQNGLPVGLQIIGNYFDEAKLLNIGHQFQQATDWHTRKPTLGESN encoded by the coding sequence ATGGAAAACAAAACGTTGAAACAACTGGCCGATGGTCTGTCATCGCGCGAGTTTTCGAGTGTCGAGCTCACCCAACACTATCTCGATAAAATTAATCGTTACGATGAGCAGCTTAATGCTTACATCACCGTAACCGACGAACAGGCACTAAGCGCAGCAAAGGCCGCCGACGAAAAGATTGCCAATGGCACCGCTAGCGCGTTAACCGGCCTGCCGATTGCCTATAAAGATCTTTTTTGTACTCAGGGTGTTCGCACCAGCTGTGGTTCTAAAATTTTAGATAACTTCGTTGCCCCCTATGAATCGACCGCGACTCAGAACCTAAACAGCGCTGGCATGGTTATGCTCGGCAAAACCAACTTGGATGAGTTCGCGATGGGCTCTTCTACTGAATCCAGCTTTTACGGCGCAACCAAAAACCCTTGGGATTTAAACGCCGTGCCGGGTGGTTCATCTGGTGGTTCTGCGGCAGCCGTTGCAGCAGATTTAGCGCCGGTTTCTTTGGGTACCGATACCGGAGGCTCGATTCGTCAGCCTGCGGCTTTTTGTGGCATCACTGGCTTAAAGCCGACTTACGGTCGCGTTTCTCGCTGGGGCATGGTCGCTTATGGCTCATCTTTAGACCAAGCCGGTCCAATGGCGCAAACCGCCGAAGATGCCGCCATGATTATGAATGCATTAGCAGGTTTTGACGCCAAAGACTCCACCTGCATGGACAAGCCAGTCGACAACTACATGGCCGACCTCAACAAGCCAATTAAAGGCTTGAAGATTGGCCTGCCGAAAGAATTTTTTGGCGACTCGCTCGACGCAGGCATTCGCGATGCCGTGATGCAGGCGGTTAAGCAACTTGAAGCCCAAGGCGCCATCATTAAAGAGATTTCGTTGCCACGCACCGAACTTGCTATTCCGGCTTACTACATCATTGCACCGGCAGAAGCCTCGACCAACCTGTCTCGCTTTGACGGCGTACGTTACGGCCACCGCTGTGACGACCCACAAGATCTTGCCGACATGTATATTCGCTCACGTTCTGAAGGTTTCGGCGATGAAGTTAAACGCCGTATTCTCGTGGGAACCTACGCACTATCTGCCGGTTATTACGATGCCTACTACCGCAAAGCACAGCAGTTGCGTCGTTTAATCAAACAGGATTTCCAAGCGGCCTTGGCCGATGTCGATGTTATTGCTGGCCCAACCACGCCATCACCGGCATGGAACATTGGTGCTAAAAACCAAGACCCGGTTGCCATGTACCTAGAAGATATCTACACCCTTTCGGTTAACCTTGCCGGTTTACCGGGCATGTCGATACCTTGCGGTATGCAAAACGGCTTACCAGTTGGCTTGCAAATCATCGGTAACTATTTCGATGAAGCAAAACTACTTAACATTGGCCATCAGTTCCAACAAGCAACCGATTGGCACACCCGCAAACCTACGTTAGGAGAAAGCAACTAA
- the gatB gene encoding Asp-tRNA(Asn)/Glu-tRNA(Gln) amidotransferase subunit GatB, whose product MQWETVIGLEVHVQLSTQTKIFSGSSTAFGAEPNTQANVIDLALPGILPVVNEQAVAKAVAFGLAIDAEIGKKSFFERKNYFYPDLPKGYQTTQLEAPIVGPGHIDITLQNGDSKRVRIHHAHLEEDAGKSLHEDFQGMTGIDLNRAGTPLIEIVTEPDMRSAEEAVAFAKKLHSIVTAIGIGDGEMSQGSMRFDVNISVRPKGQEEYGTRTETKNLNSFKFMEEAIEMEVERQIDVLEDGGSITQETRLYNGDKKTARAMRSKEEANDYRYFPCPDLLPIVLDDDYIDDIKQSLPELPAAKEQRFIEDYSLTPYDAGVLAANAELALYFEQATKVCGDAKLAANWCMGEVAKLLNQQELSVADCPIAPEDLGLLLTRIKDDTISGKIAKQVFQAMADGEGNADQIIEAKGLKQVTDTGAIEAMVDEIIAANQAQFDELKAGKDKLMGFFVGQVMKISKGQANPGQVNKIIKSKISQ is encoded by the coding sequence ATGCAATGGGAAACGGTGATCGGGTTAGAGGTTCACGTACAGCTTTCAACCCAAACAAAAATCTTTTCTGGTTCTAGCACCGCCTTTGGTGCCGAACCCAACACGCAAGCCAATGTCATTGACCTCGCTCTACCAGGTATTTTACCTGTGGTTAACGAACAGGCCGTCGCTAAAGCCGTAGCCTTTGGTTTGGCTATCGACGCGGAGATTGGTAAGAAGTCGTTTTTTGAACGCAAAAACTATTTTTACCCTGACTTACCAAAAGGCTACCAGACCACTCAGTTAGAAGCGCCTATCGTTGGCCCTGGCCATATTGATATCACGCTGCAAAACGGCGATAGCAAACGAGTTCGCATCCACCATGCTCACCTTGAAGAAGATGCCGGTAAATCGCTGCATGAAGACTTCCAAGGCATGACGGGCATCGACCTTAACCGTGCAGGCACGCCGCTGATCGAGATCGTTACCGAGCCGGATATGCGCAGCGCCGAAGAAGCAGTGGCTTTTGCTAAAAAGCTGCACAGCATCGTCACCGCTATTGGCATTGGCGATGGTGAAATGTCACAGGGCTCAATGCGATTCGACGTCAACATTTCAGTGCGCCCCAAAGGCCAAGAAGAATACGGCACCCGTACCGAAACCAAGAACCTAAACTCGTTTAAGTTCATGGAAGAAGCCATTGAGATGGAAGTTGAACGCCAGATCGATGTGCTCGAAGACGGCGGCTCTATCACCCAAGAAACACGACTGTATAACGGCGACAAAAAAACCGCCCGCGCTATGCGCAGTAAAGAAGAAGCTAACGACTACCGTTACTTCCCTTGCCCAGACTTACTGCCGATTGTATTGGATGATGACTACATCGATGACATCAAACAGTCGTTGCCTGAGTTGCCAGCGGCCAAAGAACAACGCTTTATTGAAGACTATAGCCTAACGCCATACGACGCTGGCGTACTCGCTGCGAATGCCGAGCTTGCACTCTATTTTGAGCAAGCAACAAAGGTTTGTGGCGATGCCAAATTAGCCGCCAACTGGTGTATGGGTGAAGTCGCCAAGCTGCTCAATCAACAAGAGCTCAGCGTTGCCGACTGCCCTATCGCTCCTGAAGATCTTGGCCTATTACTAACTCGCATTAAAGACGATACGATTTCGGGTAAAATCGCCAAACAGGTCTTCCAAGCAATGGCTGACGGTGAAGGCAATGCCGATCAAATCATCGAAGCCAAAGGCTTAAAACAGGTTACCGATACTGGCGCGATTGAAGCGATGGTTGATGAAATTATCGCCGCAAACCAAGCTCAGTTCGACGAGCTCAAAGCCGGTAAAGATAAACTGATGGGCTTCTTTGTTGGCCAGGTGATGAAAATCTCCAAAGGCCAAGCCAACCCAGGCCAAGTCAACAAGATCATCAAAAGCAAAATCTCCCAATAG
- a CDS encoding adenosylcobalamin-dependent ribonucleoside-diphosphate reductase yields MTGNTQLERDNCVKIDHQAASIDIWDAKYRLKDSHGTAVDKDMQATFARVAEALSSVETDKKKQDEWNKKFLWALENGAIPAGRIVSNAGALAHKPATSTINCTVSGTIHDSMDGILEKVHEAGLTLKAGCGIGYEFSTLRPRNAFVSGAGAYTSGPLSFMDIYDRMCFTVSSAGGRRGAQMATFDISHPDVIDFIRAKREDGRLRQFNLSLLITSEFMEAVKDDGDWPLVFPVSESEAKRDQLDVNDPNQVIWKDWHVKDGYLTNDEDLVACRVYRVIKARNLWNVIMTSTYDFAEPGFILIDKVNEYNNNWFCEKIRATNPCGEQPLPPYGSCLLGSINLTQFVEQPFTEHAKFNWDKYREVVKIFTRMLDNVVEINGLPLEGQRREIESKRRHGMGYLGLGSTITMLQMSYGDKNSVAFTEEVTKAMAVAGWETALDLAKEKGPAPIMEQTFEITPEMVRQRPELLKDGYQVGDKLPGKILHAKYSRYMQQLAGAEPALVDELAKVGARFTHHSSIAPTGTISLSIANNASNGIEPSFAHHYSRNIIREGKKSKEKVDVFSYELLAYRELINDKAMPFSTDEASKLPDYFIAADDVTPNQHVDIQAASQKWIDSSISKTANVPTDYPFEDFKDIYLYAYQQGLKGCTTFRFNPEAFQGVLVKEEDLANTTYRFNLEDGTTLEVKGNEEIEYDGETHTAANLFDALKEGYYGKF; encoded by the coding sequence ATGACGGGAAATACTCAACTGGAACGTGATAATTGCGTCAAAATCGATCATCAAGCTGCATCTATCGACATCTGGGATGCCAAATATCGTTTAAAAGACAGTCACGGCACTGCTGTCGATAAAGACATGCAAGCCACCTTTGCTCGTGTAGCTGAGGCATTATCTTCCGTCGAAACCGATAAGAAAAAACAAGACGAATGGAACAAGAAATTTTTATGGGCACTAGAAAACGGCGCGATACCAGCGGGTCGAATCGTTTCTAATGCCGGTGCGCTTGCACACAAGCCTGCAACATCGACCATTAACTGTACGGTTTCTGGCACCATTCACGACTCTATGGACGGCATTCTAGAAAAAGTCCACGAAGCGGGCCTAACATTAAAAGCCGGTTGCGGTATCGGTTATGAATTTTCTACCTTGCGACCACGTAACGCCTTTGTTTCGGGTGCCGGTGCCTACACTTCTGGCCCGTTATCCTTCATGGATATTTACGATCGCATGTGCTTTACCGTCTCCTCTGCAGGCGGCCGTCGTGGCGCGCAAATGGCAACTTTCGACATCAGCCACCCAGACGTTATCGACTTCATTCGCGCCAAGCGTGAAGACGGCCGCTTACGTCAATTTAACCTATCGCTATTGATCACTTCAGAATTTATGGAAGCGGTTAAAGACGACGGCGACTGGCCGTTAGTATTCCCAGTTTCAGAGTCCGAAGCCAAGCGCGACCAGCTCGATGTTAACGACCCAAACCAAGTCATCTGGAAGGACTGGCACGTTAAAGACGGCTACCTAACCAACGATGAAGACTTAGTCGCTTGCCGAGTTTACCGTGTCATTAAAGCGCGTAACCTGTGGAACGTGATCATGACATCGACTTACGACTTTGCAGAGCCAGGCTTCATCCTGATCGACAAGGTTAACGAGTACAACAACAACTGGTTCTGCGAAAAAATCCGCGCCACCAACCCTTGTGGCGAGCAGCCATTGCCACCTTACGGCAGCTGCTTATTAGGTTCGATCAACCTAACTCAATTTGTTGAGCAGCCTTTTACTGAGCACGCCAAATTCAATTGGGACAAATACCGTGAAGTTGTAAAAATCTTCACTCGTATGCTCGACAACGTTGTTGAAATTAACGGCTTACCGCTAGAAGGCCAACGCCGCGAAATTGAAAGCAAGCGCCGCCACGGCATGGGTTACCTCGGTTTAGGCAGCACCATCACCATGCTACAAATGAGCTATGGCGATAAAAACTCCGTGGCCTTTACCGAAGAAGTCACCAAAGCAATGGCCGTTGCCGGTTGGGAAACCGCCTTAGACCTAGCCAAAGAAAAAGGCCCTGCACCAATTATGGAGCAGACGTTCGAGATCACTCCAGAAATGGTTCGTCAGCGTCCAGAATTATTAAAAGACGGCTACCAAGTTGGTGACAAACTGCCCGGCAAAATTCTACACGCCAAGTACAGCCGTTACATGCAACAGCTGGCTGGCGCTGAGCCAGCGCTTGTCGACGAACTTGCAAAAGTTGGTGCCCGCTTTACGCACCACTCGTCTATTGCACCGACAGGCACCATCAGCCTTTCTATTGCTAACAACGCAAGTAACGGTATTGAGCCAAGCTTTGCTCACCATTACAGCCGTAACATTATTCGCGAAGGCAAAAAGAGCAAAGAGAAAGTCGATGTATTTTCTTATGAGCTACTGGCCTACCGTGAATTAATTAACGACAAAGCGATGCCGTTTAGCACCGATGAAGCCTCTAAACTGCCGGACTACTTTATTGCCGCAGACGATGTCACACCAAACCAGCACGTCGACATTCAGGCCGCATCGCAAAAATGGATTGACTCTTCGATCTCGAAAACCGCCAACGTACCAACGGATTACCCGTTCGAAGATTTCAAAGACATCTACCTGTACGCCTATCAGCAAGGTTTGAAAGGCTGTACAACCTTCCGCTTTAATCCAGAAGCCTTCCAAGGCGTATTGGTTAAAGAAGAAGATTTAGCAAACACCACCTATCGCTTTAACTTAGAAGATGGAACCACCTTAGAAGTTAAGGGTAACGAAGAAATTGAATACGACGGTGAAACACACACCGCCGCCAACCTATTCGACGCCCTAAAAGAAGGCTACTACGGTAAGTTTTAA